In Chitinivibrionales bacterium, one genomic interval encodes:
- the nuoF gene encoding NADH-quinone oxidoreductase subunit NuoF, whose protein sequence is MSDTVKTSADLDRLAKAGSATLYPGGLKILVGSATCGLAMGAQKVEDAAVATVKKFKADAVVKKTGCIGFCSREPLLDMVLPNGPRISFGNMTPEKTREVLSAYFTNGAVSPEAALGRFTGEDHVLTGESHAYGTIPAAQTIPEWSQLDFMRGQKRIIMRSCGSIDPMSIEEAIARGAYRGALKALTTMKPEQVIEEILASGLRGRGGAYFPTGQKWKFARNAKGDVKYIVCNADEGAPGSSMDRTVIEGDPHAVIEGMIVGSYAIGARQGFVYVRSEYPLAIAILEHAIDEAEKLGLLGKNIFGSGWSFSLSVRRGAGAYVCGEETGLIESIEGHAGEPRARPPFPVTAGLWGKPTVVNNVKTWASVAPILTRGAQWYASMGTKNTTGTTIYSLEGSVNNAGLVEVPFGITLREMIYGMGGGVRDGKACKAVQIGGPSVGCIPPSMLDLAIDSVDIPGKSANMGTGGIIVMDQDSCVVDMTRFLLGFFVDESCGRCTPCREGTKQMYGMLDDIASGRANADTIASLERLSRAMNATAVCGLGNTASGPVANALTHFRDEIDMHIAGRKCPAGVCSMKVKKDCHRGTENAEKTELEVGG, encoded by the coding sequence ATGAGCGATACGGTAAAGACATCGGCCGACCTCGACCGCCTTGCAAAGGCGGGGAGCGCCACGCTGTATCCCGGGGGGCTTAAGATCCTCGTGGGGTCCGCAACGTGCGGCCTTGCCATGGGCGCGCAAAAGGTGGAAGACGCGGCGGTCGCGACCGTGAAGAAATTCAAGGCCGACGCGGTTGTCAAGAAAACCGGTTGCATCGGGTTCTGCAGCCGCGAACCCCTGCTCGACATGGTGCTGCCCAACGGTCCGCGCATCAGCTTCGGCAACATGACGCCGGAAAAGACCCGCGAGGTGCTTTCGGCGTACTTTACAAACGGTGCCGTCAGCCCGGAGGCGGCGCTCGGCAGGTTTACCGGTGAGGATCATGTGCTCACCGGCGAGTCGCATGCTTACGGAACAATTCCGGCGGCGCAGACCATACCCGAATGGTCGCAGCTCGATTTCATGCGCGGACAGAAGAGAATCATCATGCGCAGCTGCGGATCCATCGATCCGATGTCCATCGAAGAGGCAATAGCGCGCGGGGCGTACCGGGGTGCGCTTAAGGCGCTCACCACGATGAAACCCGAACAGGTGATCGAGGAAATTCTAGCGTCCGGCCTTCGCGGCCGCGGCGGCGCGTATTTCCCCACCGGACAAAAATGGAAGTTCGCGCGCAACGCAAAGGGCGACGTGAAATACATAGTGTGCAATGCGGACGAGGGCGCTCCCGGTTCGTCAATGGACCGCACCGTGATCGAGGGCGACCCGCACGCCGTCATCGAGGGAATGATCGTGGGCTCGTACGCCATCGGCGCGCGCCAGGGTTTCGTGTACGTGCGCAGCGAATACCCGCTTGCCATAGCGATACTCGAACACGCCATTGACGAGGCGGAAAAGCTCGGCCTGCTCGGCAAAAACATTTTCGGCAGCGGATGGTCTTTCTCGCTTTCGGTGCGCCGCGGCGCCGGCGCGTACGTGTGCGGCGAGGAGACCGGCCTCATCGAATCCATCGAAGGGCATGCGGGCGAGCCGCGCGCAAGGCCGCCGTTCCCGGTGACCGCAGGGCTGTGGGGAAAACCCACGGTGGTGAACAACGTCAAGACCTGGGCGAGCGTGGCGCCGATCCTCACCCGCGGCGCGCAGTGGTATGCGTCAATGGGCACCAAGAACACCACGGGCACCACGATTTATTCGCTCGAGGGGTCGGTGAACAACGCCGGGCTCGTGGAAGTGCCGTTCGGCATCACGCTGCGCGAAATGATTTACGGAATGGGGGGCGGCGTGCGGGACGGCAAGGCGTGCAAGGCCGTGCAGATCGGCGGGCCTTCGGTCGGGTGCATCCCGCCGTCGATGCTCGACCTGGCGATCGACTCGGTTGACATTCCGGGAAAATCGGCCAACATGGGCACGGGCGGCATCATCGTGATGGACCAGGACAGCTGCGTGGTCGACATGACGCGCTTTCTGCTCGGGTTTTTCGTGGATGAGTCGTGCGGCAGGTGCACGCCGTGCCGCGAGGGCACCAAACAGATGTATGGCATGCTCGACGACATTGCCAGTGGCAGGGCAAACGCGGACACTATTGCAAGCCTCGAGCGGTTGAGCAGGGCCATGAACGCCACCGCGGTGTGCGGGCTCGGCAACACGGCCTCCGGGCCGGTGGCAAACGCGCTGACGCATTTCAGGGACGAGATCGACATGCACATCGCGGGAAGAAAATGCCCTGCTGGCGTGTGTTCGATGAAAGTAAAAAAAGATTGCCACAGAGGCACAGAGAACGCTGAGAAAACGGAGTTGGAAGTTGGAGGTTGA
- a CDS encoding 2Fe-2S iron-sulfur cluster-binding protein: MEKAAPDKITVTIDGRTSDFAPGTTVLNAARQMGIAIPTLCNYRGMEPIGACRVCIVELETPRGPKIVSSCNYPVESGMKVKTDTPFVLDNRKVVLELLLAQAPESKKIAEFAAGLGVASTPFAKKDGGDCILCGLCVKVCADLMGRGAIGIYGRGAGREVKPAFDEKSEQCQVCGACDFVCPAGTSDHTEVAARRTKKHATAFNQFLEARPNIDFAHPQAVPRVPSIDPKTCVKLTTGECGLCSEVCGAGAIEYEQKEATREIDVGAVLLTPGFSAFDPLRRIEYGSGYDSNVIANTQFERILSAAGPTKGHVRRPSDDTTPRRIAFIQCVGSRDNKVCNDFCSAVCCMAATKEAILTKTHEPDALVTVYYMDMRAYGKDFDRYLDRAKEMGVSYVRCRPSSVEEVNETKNLKITYVNDDNRIVTSEHDLVVLSLGLEPSASIREQAERFNVMLNQWGFANTTELSPLETSRPGVFVGGVFSEPKDIPDTVMQASAVAAKAMALLAPARGTAVKTKIYPPERDITDEPPRVGVFICHCGSNIASVVDVEAVVQSARKLPYVVLAERNTYTCADDTQDQIKEKIIKHRLNRVIVASCTPRTHEAIFRDTLRDAGLNPYLLEMANIRDQCSWVHSAEPDKATAKAKDLVRMTVGRTVGLAPLTESTVPVKGAALVIGGGLAGLTAALAIADQGFPVHLVEKENTLGGMAARVYQTLDGGSVEAHLSQAIGRVTSHPKIIVHLKSKVKKVDGHVGDFTSEIVAPETTVKVEHGVVIVATGAAEGKPQSYGYGKNPKVVTQLELSEKLGRNELSIPEKASIVMIQCVDQRNKERPYCSRVCCTSAIKNALLLRKRYPKAAIVVLYREMRTYGFREAAYKEAREKGILFVRYDENKPPMVTENEPLLVKTFDAVLGRQLQMKPDLLVLAAPIVAAEDRQEISELLRVPLNADGFFLEAHVKLRPVDFASEGLFLCGTAHAPKFIGETISQANAVAGRAATILSRKVMPVGAQTAWVDPDKCIACMTCVHVCPYLAPRIGKDNKAEVDAAVCMGCGSCTSACPAKAVSLHHYLDAQILGAINSLLAGTFEEKAAEKDYLEQVGVAQPRWKK; this comes from the coding sequence ATGGAAAAAGCGGCACCAGATAAAATCACGGTAACCATCGACGGGCGGACGTCCGACTTCGCGCCGGGCACCACCGTTCTCAACGCGGCGCGGCAGATGGGAATCGCGATCCCCACGCTGTGCAACTACCGCGGCATGGAACCGATCGGCGCTTGCCGCGTGTGCATCGTCGAGCTCGAGACACCGCGCGGCCCCAAAATCGTCTCGTCGTGCAATTACCCGGTGGAAAGCGGCATGAAGGTAAAGACCGACACGCCGTTTGTGCTTGACAACAGGAAGGTGGTCCTCGAGCTGCTCCTTGCCCAGGCGCCGGAATCAAAAAAGATAGCGGAATTCGCCGCGGGCCTGGGGGTGGCCTCAACGCCGTTTGCGAAAAAGGATGGCGGCGACTGCATTCTGTGCGGCCTGTGCGTGAAAGTCTGCGCCGACCTCATGGGCCGCGGCGCAATAGGCATTTACGGCCGCGGCGCGGGCCGCGAGGTGAAGCCAGCGTTCGACGAGAAGAGCGAGCAGTGCCAGGTATGCGGTGCCTGCGATTTTGTGTGTCCGGCAGGAACGTCCGATCACACCGAGGTCGCCGCACGGCGCACCAAAAAACACGCCACGGCGTTCAACCAGTTTTTGGAGGCGCGTCCCAACATCGACTTCGCGCACCCGCAGGCGGTGCCGCGCGTGCCTTCGATAGACCCCAAGACCTGCGTCAAGTTGACAACAGGAGAATGCGGCCTGTGCTCGGAGGTGTGCGGCGCGGGCGCCATAGAGTACGAGCAGAAGGAGGCAACGCGCGAGATCGACGTGGGCGCGGTGCTGCTGACGCCCGGCTTCTCCGCGTTCGACCCGCTGCGCCGCATCGAATACGGCTCCGGGTACGATTCAAACGTCATCGCCAACACGCAATTCGAGCGCATCCTTTCCGCGGCCGGCCCCACCAAGGGCCATGTGCGGCGGCCGTCCGACGACACGACGCCCAGGCGCATCGCGTTCATACAGTGCGTGGGCTCGCGCGACAACAAGGTATGCAATGATTTCTGCTCCGCCGTGTGCTGCATGGCCGCCACCAAAGAGGCGATATTGACAAAAACGCATGAGCCCGACGCTCTGGTAACGGTGTACTACATGGACATGCGCGCCTACGGAAAGGATTTTGACCGGTATCTTGACCGCGCAAAGGAAATGGGCGTTTCGTATGTACGCTGCCGTCCGTCCTCCGTTGAGGAAGTAAATGAAACGAAAAACCTTAAAATCACCTATGTCAACGATGACAACCGCATCGTGACCAGCGAGCACGACCTCGTGGTGCTGTCGCTCGGCCTCGAGCCCAGCGCGAGCATCAGGGAACAGGCAGAGCGCTTCAACGTGATGCTGAACCAGTGGGGCTTTGCAAACACGACCGAGCTTTCTCCTTTGGAAACTTCACGTCCCGGCGTTTTCGTCGGCGGCGTGTTCTCCGAGCCCAAAGACATTCCCGATACCGTGATGCAAGCGTCCGCCGTGGCGGCAAAGGCGATGGCGCTGCTTGCCCCGGCCCGCGGCACTGCCGTAAAGACCAAGATCTATCCGCCGGAGCGCGACATCACGGACGAGCCGCCGCGCGTGGGCGTGTTCATCTGCCACTGCGGCAGCAACATCGCGTCCGTGGTCGACGTCGAGGCCGTGGTGCAGTCGGCACGGAAGCTGCCCTACGTGGTGCTTGCGGAACGCAACACCTACACCTGCGCCGACGACACGCAGGACCAGATCAAGGAAAAGATCATCAAGCACCGGCTCAACCGCGTGATCGTGGCGTCGTGCACGCCGCGTACGCACGAGGCGATTTTCCGCGACACGCTCCGCGACGCGGGCCTCAACCCGTACCTGCTCGAAATGGCAAACATCCGTGACCAGTGCTCGTGGGTGCACTCTGCCGAGCCGGACAAGGCAACGGCAAAAGCAAAAGACCTCGTGCGCATGACCGTGGGCCGCACCGTGGGCCTTGCCCCGCTTACGGAATCCACCGTGCCCGTGAAGGGCGCGGCGCTCGTGATCGGCGGCGGGCTGGCCGGCCTCACTGCGGCGCTGGCCATCGCGGACCAGGGATTTCCGGTGCATCTTGTCGAAAAGGAAAACACGCTCGGCGGCATGGCGGCCCGCGTGTACCAAACGCTCGACGGCGGCAGCGTGGAGGCGCACCTGTCGCAGGCCATCGGCCGCGTCACGTCGCACCCGAAAATCATTGTGCACCTCAAGTCGAAAGTGAAAAAGGTTGACGGTCACGTGGGCGACTTTACATCTGAGATTGTGGCCCCGGAAACAACCGTAAAGGTCGAACACGGCGTGGTGATTGTCGCCACCGGCGCCGCCGAGGGAAAGCCACAGTCGTACGGATATGGAAAAAACCCGAAAGTGGTCACCCAGCTCGAGTTGTCGGAAAAACTCGGCCGCAACGAGCTTTCCATACCGGAAAAAGCCTCCATCGTGATGATACAATGCGTTGACCAGCGCAACAAGGAACGTCCGTACTGCAGCAGGGTGTGCTGCACCTCGGCGATCAAGAATGCTTTACTGTTGCGCAAACGGTATCCCAAGGCCGCGATCGTGGTGCTGTACCGCGAGATGCGCACCTACGGGTTCCGCGAGGCGGCGTATAAAGAGGCGCGCGAGAAAGGCATTCTCTTTGTGCGCTACGACGAAAACAAGCCGCCAATGGTAACGGAAAACGAGCCGCTCTTGGTGAAGACCTTCGACGCGGTGCTCGGCCGCCAGTTGCAGATGAAACCGGACCTGCTCGTTCTTGCGGCGCCCATCGTTGCCGCGGAAGACCGGCAGGAGATTTCGGAGCTGTTGCGCGTGCCGCTCAACGCGGACGGGTTCTTCCTTGAGGCGCATGTCAAGCTGCGCCCTGTCGATTTCGCGAGCGAGGGATTGTTTTTGTGCGGCACGGCGCACGCGCCGAAGTTCATCGGCGAGACCATTTCGCAGGCAAACGCGGTGGCGGGCCGCGCGGCCACCATTCTCTCACGTAAAGTAATGCCTGTGGGTGCGCAGACCGCCTGGGTGGATCCCGACAAGTGCATCGCGTGCATGACCTGCGTGCACGTGTGCCCGTACCTGGCCCCGCGCATCGGCAAGGACAACAAGGCTGAGGTGGACGCGGCCGTTTGCATGGGCTGCGGCAGCTGCACTTCGGCGTGCCCGGCAAAGGCGGTCTCGCTGCACCATTACCTTGACGCGCAGATCCTCGGCGCGATCAACAGCCTGCTCGCCGGTACGTTTGAAGAAAAGGCGGCGGAGAAAGATTATCTGGAACAGGTGGGCGTGGCCCAACCGCGATGGAAAAAGTAA
- a CDS encoding NAD(P)H-dependent oxidoreductase subunit E — MEKHKGDPGALMPVLEAINRIRGYLPRPLLEHAAARLEIPIAQVLTVASFYDKMGFDAPGRHVIQVCNGTSCHSRHSQKLLAALEKRLGVSEGGTDKQGRFTLKTVRCLGLCALSPSMRVDDVSFGRVDISDLDKILGQFK, encoded by the coding sequence GTGGAAAAGCACAAGGGCGACCCGGGCGCGCTTATGCCGGTGTTGGAGGCGATCAACAGGATCCGCGGCTACCTGCCGCGGCCGCTGCTCGAACATGCCGCGGCGCGGCTCGAAATTCCGATCGCGCAGGTGCTCACGGTGGCGAGTTTTTACGACAAGATGGGGTTTGATGCGCCGGGAAGGCACGTGATACAGGTGTGCAACGGTACGAGCTGCCATTCTCGGCATTCACAGAAGCTGCTCGCGGCGCTGGAGAAAAGACTCGGCGTTTCCGAAGGCGGCACCGATAAACAAGGCCGGTTTACCTTAAAGACCGTGCGCTGTCTCGGGCTGTGCGCGCTGTCGCCGTCCATGCGCGTCGACGACGTGAGCTTCGGCAGGGTTGACATAAGCGATCTTGATAAAATATTGGGACAATTCAAATGA
- a CDS encoding glutamate synthase-related protein: protein MAVATEKINRPQSAEEFSSKPEFADIPRQVRIAPPRYRNEMGKYSIHRASTCVNCGKCVEICQYGVHQRPEGYRQVIRPLDYRCIGPDCEKAGRFCITNCPKGALSLDENPVFKTLGDYRWTPDLLASNWHMAETGKQPPSHLESQIGNSGGGFDRLRFVFPEKPPKDLRREDISTKLLLNKRKNDPRPKITIDVPWYGGGMSFGSTNIRAQLGKVRAAKAWNTFSCTGEGGYPERFIPYKDYMITQVATGLFGVREETIQRARIVEFKYAQGAKPGLGGHLLGDKNTPAVAAMREAVVGTSLFSPFPFHSVYSIEDHKKHLDWIAHVNRTALLSAKVSTPNDVEMVAVGSYCAGAHIVHMDGSYGGTGAAPNIAKKNIAMPIEYAISNVHQFLTAEGVRDEVTLIVSGGIRNPWDIAKAIAMGADGIVIGTAELVALGCIRCGCCESGRGCARGICTTDAELHQLFTVDWATQRLVNMHHAFRECLVDILYRLGLDSVTALRGRTDLLMHLDYESDRGKR, encoded by the coding sequence ATGGCCGTCGCAACCGAAAAAATCAATCGTCCCCAGAGCGCCGAGGAGTTCTCCTCCAAGCCGGAATTCGCCGACATCCCGCGCCAGGTGCGCATCGCGCCGCCGCGGTACCGCAACGAGATGGGGAAATACAGCATCCACCGCGCGTCAACCTGCGTCAACTGCGGGAAATGCGTCGAGATCTGCCAGTACGGCGTGCACCAGCGGCCCGAGGGCTACCGCCAGGTGATCCGGCCGCTCGATTACCGGTGCATCGGCCCGGACTGCGAAAAGGCCGGACGGTTCTGCATCACCAATTGCCCCAAGGGCGCGCTCTCACTCGACGAAAACCCGGTGTTCAAGACGCTCGGCGATTACCGCTGGACACCCGATCTCCTGGCGAGCAACTGGCACATGGCCGAGACCGGGAAACAGCCGCCTTCGCATCTGGAAAGCCAGATAGGGAATTCGGGCGGCGGGTTCGACCGGCTGCGGTTCGTGTTCCCGGAAAAACCGCCCAAGGACCTGCGGCGCGAGGACATTTCGACAAAGCTTCTTCTTAACAAAAGGAAGAACGATCCGCGGCCGAAGATCACCATCGACGTTCCGTGGTACGGCGGCGGCATGTCGTTCGGCTCCACCAATATCCGCGCGCAGCTCGGAAAGGTGCGCGCCGCAAAGGCGTGGAACACCTTCAGCTGCACGGGCGAGGGCGGCTACCCGGAGCGTTTTATTCCCTATAAAGATTACATGATCACCCAGGTCGCAACCGGGCTTTTCGGCGTGCGCGAGGAGACCATCCAGCGCGCGCGCATCGTGGAATTCAAGTACGCGCAGGGCGCCAAACCCGGCCTGGGCGGGCACCTTCTTGGCGACAAGAACACGCCGGCCGTGGCCGCCATGCGCGAGGCCGTGGTGGGCACGAGCCTGTTCTCGCCGTTCCCGTTCCACAGCGTGTATTCCATCGAGGACCACAAGAAGCACCTCGACTGGATCGCGCATGTCAACCGCACCGCGCTGCTCTCGGCAAAGGTGTCCACGCCCAACGACGTGGAGATGGTGGCCGTGGGCTCGTACTGCGCGGGCGCGCACATCGTGCACATGGACGGCAGCTACGGCGGCACCGGCGCCGCGCCGAACATCGCCAAGAAGAACATCGCCATGCCCATCGAATACGCGATAAGCAACGTGCACCAGTTTCTGACGGCCGAGGGCGTGCGCGACGAGGTCACGCTCATCGTGTCGGGCGGCATCCGCAATCCATGGGACATCGCCAAGGCCATCGCCATGGGCGCCGACGGCATCGTGATCGGCACCGCAGAGCTTGTCGCGCTCGGCTGCATCCGCTGCGGCTGCTGCGAGAGCGGACGCGGGTGTGCGCGCGGCATCTGCACCACCGACGCCGAGCTGCACCAGCTTTTCACGGTTGACTGGGCAACCCAGCGCCTCGTCAACATGCACCATGCATTCCGGGAATGCCTTGTTGATATTTTATACCGGCTTGGCCTTGATTCGGTGACTGCTTTACGGGGAAGAACGGATTTACTTATGCATTTGGATTATGAAAGCGACCGAGGGAAGAGATGA